One genomic window of Azospirillum sp. TSH100 includes the following:
- a CDS encoding ribonuclease J — MSEAPADTFVPEDGALYFLPLGGSGEIGMNLNLYGHQGKWLMVDLGISFADDTMPGLDVIMPDPAFIAERRNDLVGLVLTHAHEDHLGAVQYLWPELRCPVYCTPFTAAFLRAKLHEKGLSSTVPIHEIPLGGTIEVGPFSVEYVTMTHSIPEPNALAIRTSAGTVLHTGDWKLDPDPLVGETADEERLRAIGDEGVLALVGDSTNALVPGAAGSEATVRAALMELFGRYRDRRIAVSCFATNVARLESIAAAAAAHDRHVALVGRSLWRINEAARATGYLADVPKFLSEHDASYLPREKLVLICTGSQGEPRSALARIAANDHPQVTLSRGDVVIFSSREIPGNERAIGRMQNQLVAQGVEMVTADEVPVHVSGHPARDELVRMYQWVRPRIAVPVHGEQRHQQAHAALAEDCQVAHSIVPANGEVIRLDGPEGARVVAHVRAGRMAVDGKRLVPLDTGMMRARNRMVNNGAAVVTLVMTATGELLTAPQVAVMGLIDEATDRDLLLDVVDAVRESVAMLPRSARADDAQVKEAARIAVRRCFNASHGKKPVTEVHLVRV; from the coding sequence ATGTCCGAAGCCCCGGCGGACACCTTCGTTCCGGAGGATGGCGCACTGTATTTCCTCCCGCTCGGCGGTTCCGGCGAGATCGGGATGAACCTCAACCTTTACGGCCATCAGGGCAAATGGTTGATGGTGGATCTCGGCATCTCCTTCGCCGACGACACCATGCCCGGGCTCGACGTCATCATGCCCGATCCGGCCTTCATCGCCGAGCGGCGCAACGATCTGGTCGGTCTTGTGCTGACCCACGCGCATGAAGACCATCTGGGCGCCGTCCAGTATCTGTGGCCGGAACTGCGCTGCCCCGTCTATTGCACCCCCTTCACCGCAGCCTTCCTGCGCGCCAAGCTGCATGAGAAGGGCTTGAGCAGCACGGTGCCGATCCACGAGATCCCGCTGGGCGGCACGATCGAAGTCGGTCCCTTTTCCGTCGAATACGTCACCATGACGCATTCGATTCCGGAGCCGAATGCTCTCGCCATCCGCACGTCGGCCGGTACGGTCCTGCACACCGGCGACTGGAAGCTCGACCCCGATCCGCTGGTCGGCGAGACGGCGGACGAGGAGCGGCTGCGCGCCATCGGCGACGAGGGGGTTCTGGCGCTGGTCGGCGACAGCACCAACGCGTTGGTTCCCGGCGCCGCCGGGTCGGAGGCGACGGTCCGGGCCGCCCTGATGGAGCTGTTCGGCCGCTACCGCGACCGGCGCATCGCCGTCAGCTGCTTCGCCACCAACGTGGCGCGGCTGGAAAGCATCGCCGCCGCCGCAGCAGCGCACGACCGCCATGTGGCGCTGGTCGGTCGCTCCTTGTGGCGCATCAACGAGGCGGCGCGGGCCACCGGCTATCTTGCCGACGTGCCGAAATTCCTGTCTGAGCATGACGCCAGCTATCTGCCGCGCGAGAAGCTGGTGCTGATCTGCACCGGCAGCCAGGGGGAACCGCGTTCGGCCCTTGCCCGCATCGCCGCCAACGACCATCCGCAGGTGACGCTATCGCGCGGCGACGTGGTGATCTTCTCGTCCCGCGAGATTCCCGGCAACGAGCGCGCCATCGGCCGCATGCAGAACCAGCTGGTCGCCCAGGGCGTCGAGATGGTGACGGCCGACGAGGTGCCGGTCCATGTCTCAGGCCACCCGGCGCGCGACGAGCTGGTCCGCATGTACCAGTGGGTGCGCCCGCGCATCGCCGTGCCGGTCCATGGTGAACAGCGCCACCAGCAGGCCCACGCAGCCCTGGCGGAGGATTGCCAGGTGGCCCACAGCATCGTTCCGGCCAATGGCGAGGTCATCCGGCTCGATGGGCCGGAGGGTGCGCGGGTGGTAGCCCATGTGCGGGCCGGCCGCATGGCGGTGGACGGCAAACGTCTGGTGCCGCTCGACACCGGCATGATGCGGGCGCGCAACCGAATGGTGAACAACGGCGCCGCCGTGGTGACGTTGGTGATGACCGCGACCGGTGAACTGCTGACCGCGCCGCAGGTAGCGGTGATGGGGCTGATCGACGAGGCAACCGACCGCGACCTGCTGCTGGACGTGGTGGACGCCGTGCGCGAGTCGGTGGCGATGCTGCCCAGATCGGCGCGCGCCGACGACGCCCAGGTGAAGGAGGCTGCGCGGATCGCAGTGCGCCGCTGCTTCAATGCGTCCCACGGCAAGAAGCCGGTGACGGAGGTCCATCTGGTCCGCGTCTGA
- a CDS encoding type III pantothenate kinase, translating into MLLAIDAGNTNVVFAIYDGDRQRGIWRTATDPKRTSDEYMVWLTHLMALKGLKPVDIHGAIIASVVPGATFNLKRLCKDHFGCEPVIVGQPGVDLGAKALVDRPEEVGADRLVNTVAAAATYKTPLIVIDFGTATTFDVVDADGNYRGGVIAPGLNLSLEALQMAASKLPRVEIQPPAEVIGRNTIACMQSGIFWGYVGLIEGLVSRIRAEYGEPMRVVATGGLAVLFAKATHVIEHTDNELTLRGLLLIHKRNTVQ; encoded by the coding sequence ATGCTGCTCGCCATCGACGCCGGAAACACGAACGTGGTGTTCGCCATCTATGACGGCGATCGACAGCGCGGCATCTGGCGCACGGCGACCGACCCCAAGCGCACCTCCGACGAATACATGGTGTGGCTGACCCACCTGATGGCGCTGAAGGGGCTGAAGCCGGTCGACATTCATGGCGCGATCATCGCCAGCGTGGTGCCCGGTGCCACCTTCAACCTGAAGCGGCTGTGCAAGGACCATTTCGGCTGCGAGCCGGTGATCGTCGGCCAACCCGGCGTCGATCTCGGTGCAAAGGCACTGGTCGACCGGCCCGAGGAGGTCGGGGCCGATCGTCTGGTCAACACGGTGGCGGCCGCCGCGACCTACAAGACCCCGCTGATCGTCATTGACTTCGGCACCGCGACGACCTTCGACGTGGTGGATGCCGACGGCAATTACCGTGGCGGCGTCATCGCGCCCGGGCTGAACCTGTCGCTGGAGGCGCTGCAGATGGCGGCGTCCAAGTTGCCGCGGGTGGAGATCCAGCCGCCGGCCGAGGTGATCGGCAGGAACACCATCGCCTGCATGCAGTCCGGCATCTTCTGGGGGTATGTCGGTCTGATCGAAGGGCTGGTCTCCCGCATCCGGGCGGAGTACGGCGAACCGATGCGGGTGGTCGCCACCGGGGGATTGGCTGTTCTTTTCGCCAAGGCTACCCATGTCATCGAACACACCGACAATGAGCTGACGCTCCGCGGTCTCCTCCTGATCCACAAGCGCAACACGGTCCAATGA
- a CDS encoding biotin--[acetyl-CoA-carboxylase] ligase gives MTLSLEAEAARLRLPPGFQVKAFDSVGSTNDEAKALSRSGAPEGTIVWARRQESGRGRRGRAWTSPEGNLYSTTILRPGLPPAEAAQVSFVAALAIAATAESVLPDPGGVRCKWPNDVLVHDRKLSGILLESEPAADGNVAWVVLGVGINLRHFPATADYGATSLIAEGAPPMGPGALLEVYAEQLERWYGLWRAHGFAPVRDAWLARAKGLGGPILVRLADRTIPGTFADLDSDGVLLLDPTDGGPRQRIAAGDIFFAPPPER, from the coding sequence ATGACGTTATCGCTCGAAGCGGAGGCGGCGCGCCTGCGCCTGCCTCCGGGCTTCCAGGTCAAGGCCTTCGACTCCGTCGGCAGCACGAACGACGAGGCGAAGGCCTTGTCGCGTTCAGGGGCGCCGGAAGGCACCATCGTCTGGGCGCGCCGGCAGGAGAGCGGCCGCGGCCGCCGCGGCCGGGCCTGGACCTCTCCCGAAGGCAATCTTTACAGCACGACCATCCTGCGGCCGGGCCTGCCGCCGGCTGAAGCCGCCCAGGTTTCCTTTGTCGCCGCACTGGCCATCGCTGCGACTGCCGAGTCGGTGCTGCCCGATCCCGGCGGCGTGCGCTGCAAATGGCCGAACGACGTGCTGGTGCATGACCGCAAGCTGTCCGGCATCCTCCTCGAGTCGGAGCCGGCGGCCGACGGCAACGTCGCCTGGGTGGTGCTGGGCGTCGGCATCAACCTGCGGCATTTTCCCGCGACCGCCGACTATGGCGCCACCTCCCTGATCGCCGAGGGCGCTCCGCCGATGGGGCCGGGGGCGCTGCTGGAGGTCTATGCCGAGCAACTGGAGCGCTGGTACGGCCTTTGGCGCGCCCATGGCTTCGCCCCCGTGCGGGATGCATGGTTGGCGCGGGCCAAGGGCTTGGGCGGCCCGATCCTGGTCAGGCTGGCCGATCGGACGATCCCCGGCACCTTCGCCGATCTGGACAGCGACGGCGTTCTGTTGCTTGATCCAACGGACGGCGGCCCGCGCCAGCGGATCGCCGCCGGCGACATTTTCTTCGCGCCGCCTCCGGAACGCTGA
- the nuoN gene encoding NADH-quinone oxidoreductase subunit NuoN: MTAVFPDIWPALPEIFLALSGVALLMLGVFRGDGFTRPVSYLSIVCMLLAAILAMGYGTGRVVTFNGMFVMDAFGVFMKVLVLVSAAFAVILGLGFNEREQMARFEFPVLMIFATLGMLMMVSANDFISLYVGLETQSLALYVIAAFRRDSGKSSEAGLKYFVLGSLSSGMLLYGASLVYGFAGTTSFDKVAALFAGGAHVSPGLVIGLVFVMAGLAFKVSAAPFHMWTPDVYEGAPTPVTAFFAAAPKVAAIALLTRVVMEPFGHLAAQWHQVLVATAILSMVIGSFVAIMQTNIKRLMAYSSIGHVGYALVGLTTGTQDGVRGVLIYMALYIAMNIGAFAVILSMKAKGRMLEEIKDFSGLSKTNPMLAATMAIFMFSMAGIPPMAGFFGKLYVFLAAIAAQEYTLAVVGVLTSVVGAFYYLRIIKIMYFDEPAVVVDKVDDDGMTGVLVITSLFTLLFFVAPAPILNGAAAAAAALFAG, from the coding sequence ATGACCGCAGTGTTTCCCGACATCTGGCCGGCCCTGCCGGAGATCTTCCTGGCGCTCTCGGGCGTCGCCCTGCTGATGCTGGGCGTGTTTCGCGGCGACGGATTCACCCGTCCCGTGTCCTACCTGTCGATCGTCTGCATGCTGCTCGCCGCCATCCTGGCGATGGGCTACGGCACCGGCCGCGTCGTTACCTTCAACGGCATGTTCGTGATGGATGCCTTCGGCGTCTTCATGAAGGTGCTGGTGCTGGTCTCCGCCGCCTTCGCGGTGATCCTTGGCCTCGGCTTCAACGAGCGGGAGCAGATGGCCCGCTTCGAGTTCCCGGTGCTGATGATCTTCGCCACGCTCGGCATGCTGATGATGGTGTCGGCCAACGACTTCATCTCGCTGTATGTCGGCCTGGAGACCCAGAGCCTTGCGCTCTATGTCATCGCCGCCTTCCGCCGCGACAGCGGCAAGTCCTCGGAAGCCGGCCTGAAGTATTTCGTTCTCGGCTCGCTCTCCTCGGGCATGCTGCTGTACGGTGCATCGCTGGTTTACGGCTTCGCCGGCACGACCTCCTTCGACAAGGTGGCTGCGCTGTTCGCCGGCGGCGCCCATGTGTCGCCGGGTCTGGTTATCGGTCTGGTGTTTGTGATGGCCGGCCTGGCATTCAAGGTCTCGGCCGCTCCGTTCCACATGTGGACGCCGGACGTGTATGAGGGTGCGCCGACCCCGGTCACCGCCTTCTTCGCGGCGGCCCCCAAGGTGGCGGCCATTGCCCTGCTGACCCGCGTGGTGATGGAGCCGTTCGGCCATCTCGCCGCCCAGTGGCATCAGGTGCTGGTGGCGACCGCCATTCTGTCGATGGTGATCGGCTCCTTCGTCGCCATCATGCAGACCAACATCAAACGCCTGATGGCCTACAGCTCGATCGGCCATGTCGGCTACGCGCTGGTCGGCCTGACCACTGGAACGCAGGACGGTGTCCGCGGCGTTCTGATCTACATGGCGCTCTACATCGCCATGAACATCGGCGCTTTCGCGGTCATCCTCAGCATGAAGGCGAAGGGCCGGATGCTGGAGGAGATCAAGGACTTCTCCGGCCTGTCCAAGACCAACCCGATGCTGGCCGCGACCATGGCGATCTTCATGTTCTCCATGGCCGGCATCCCGCCGATGGCCGGCTTCTTCGGCAAGCTCTACGTCTTCCTGGCGGCTATCGCCGCCCAGGAATACACGCTGGCCGTTGTCGGTGTGCTGACCAGCGTCGTCGGCGCCTTCTACTATCTGCGCATCATCAAGATCATGTATTTCGATGAGCCTGCGGTGGTGGTCGACAAGGTCGACGACGATGGCATGACCGGCGTCCTGGTCATCACCAGCCTGTTCACCCTGCTGTTCTTCGTCGCTCCGGCGCCGATCCTGAACGGTGCGGCTGCTGCCGCGGCTGCTCTGTTCGCCGGGTGA
- a CDS encoding NADH-quinone oxidoreductase subunit M, producing MASWPILSFATFLPLVGVALILLFCRGNSPDVQRNVRYIALWTTLVTFVLTLLIWANFDLRNPGYQMVEKAGWIPEFGINYHMGVDGISVLFVVLSGFLMPLCILASWESVQVRLKEYMIAFLALETLMIGMFCALDFVLFYMFFEGVLIPMFLIIGIWGGPRRVYAAFKFFLYTLLGSVLMLLAILAMYYVAGTTDIPTITATQFPRNMQLWLWLAFFASFAVKVPMWPVHTWLPDAHVEAPTAGSVILAGVLLKMGGYGFLRFNIPILPEATEYFAPLIYTLSVVAVIYTSLVALAQEDMKKLIAYSSVAHMGFVTIGMFALNQQGIEGSVFQMLSHGVVSGALFLCVGVVYDRLHTREIARYGGLVKNMPKYAVVFLFMTMASVGLPGTAGFVGEFLVLMGVFRDNTWVAALAATGMVLGAAYALWLYRRIVYGKLTKPDLKAMFDMTPREIAVFLPLIAVVLWMGVYPSSFLNVTSASVEQLIQTYQTKLAASHAASGVSVAAR from the coding sequence ATGGCTAGCTGGCCGATCCTGTCGTTCGCGACCTTCCTGCCGCTCGTGGGCGTCGCGCTGATCCTGCTGTTCTGCCGGGGCAACTCCCCGGACGTTCAGCGGAACGTGCGGTATATCGCGCTGTGGACGACCCTCGTCACCTTCGTCCTGACCTTGCTGATCTGGGCCAACTTCGATCTGCGCAATCCCGGCTACCAGATGGTCGAGAAGGCGGGCTGGATCCCCGAATTCGGCATCAACTACCACATGGGCGTCGACGGCATTTCGGTGCTGTTCGTCGTCCTGTCCGGCTTCCTGATGCCGCTGTGCATCCTGGCGAGCTGGGAGTCGGTGCAGGTCCGCCTGAAGGAATACATGATCGCATTCCTCGCGCTGGAAACCCTGATGATCGGGATGTTCTGCGCGTTGGACTTCGTGCTGTTCTACATGTTCTTCGAAGGTGTCCTGATCCCGATGTTCCTGATCATCGGGATCTGGGGCGGCCCGCGCCGCGTCTATGCCGCCTTCAAGTTCTTCCTTTACACGCTGCTCGGCTCGGTCCTGATGCTGCTGGCGATCCTGGCCATGTATTACGTGGCCGGCACCACCGACATCCCGACCATCACCGCCACCCAGTTCCCGCGCAACATGCAGCTCTGGCTGTGGCTGGCGTTCTTCGCCTCCTTCGCGGTGAAGGTGCCGATGTGGCCGGTCCACACCTGGCTGCCGGACGCCCACGTCGAGGCGCCGACCGCCGGTTCGGTGATCCTGGCCGGCGTGCTGCTGAAGATGGGCGGGTACGGCTTCCTGCGCTTCAACATTCCGATCCTGCCGGAAGCCACCGAGTATTTCGCGCCGCTGATCTACACCCTGTCGGTCGTCGCCGTGATCTACACCTCGCTGGTCGCTCTCGCCCAGGAGGACATGAAGAAGCTGATCGCCTACTCGTCGGTCGCCCACATGGGCTTCGTCACCATCGGCATGTTCGCGCTGAACCAGCAGGGCATCGAAGGTTCGGTGTTCCAGATGCTGTCGCACGGCGTCGTGTCGGGTGCGCTGTTCCTGTGCGTCGGCGTCGTCTATGACCGGCTGCACACCCGCGAGATCGCCCGCTATGGTGGTCTTGTGAAGAACATGCCGAAATACGCGGTCGTCTTCCTGTTCATGACCATGGCGTCGGTCGGCCTGCCGGGCACCGCCGGTTTCGTCGGCGAGTTCCTGGTGCTGATGGGCGTCTTCCGCGACAACACGTGGGTCGCCGCACTCGCCGCCACCGGCATGGTTCTGGGCGCCGCCTATGCGCTGTGGCTGTATCGCCGCATCGTCTACGGCAAGCTGACCAAGCCGGACCTGAAGGCGATGTTCGACATGACCCCGCGCGAGATCGCGGTGTTCCTGCCGCTGATCGCCGTCGTCCTGTGGATGGGCGTCTATCCCAGCAGCTTCCTGAACGTCACCTCGGCATCGGTCGAGCAGCTGATCCAGACCTACCAGACCAAGCTGGCCGCGTCGCACGCCGCGTCCGGTGTCTCGGTCGCCGCTCGGTAA
- the nuoL gene encoding NADH-quinone oxidoreductase subunit L: protein MEVLVVFLPLLAFLVAGSIALFGGPKAAPAAAGHGSHGHGNDDHGHAQIAHGHDDHAHHISHDELDHAHDDAHDDHHVVAGPPTVGDRVAQFVTAGAVIVSAVLSWILFFDVAVHGHPRTIELMTWIQSGTLDVKWALRVDQLTAVMLIVVNTVSACVHVYSVGYMADDPQKPRFMGYLSLFTFAMLMLVTADNLVQLFFGWEGVGLASYLLINFWYEKPSANAAAMKAFLVNRVGDFGFALGIFAIFVLTGSVQFDTIFAKAPTLTGQTLHFLSWDFNGLTIACLLLFMGAMGKSAQLGLHTWLPDAMEGPTPVSALIHAATMVTAGVFMVCRLSPVFEYAPTALEVVTVVGGLTAFVAATIGFTQFDIKRVIAYSTMSQLGYMFFAAGVSAYGAAMFHLFTHAFFKALLFLGAGSVIHALHHEQDMRKMGGVWRKIPFTYAVMWIGNLALAGLPFFAGYYSKDMILEAAFASGSGVGRFAFALGIAAALLTAFYSWRLLFMTFHGTPRMDKEVYDHAHESPVVMLVPLAVLTLGALFAGVGFHEYFIGHDRAEFWGKAIMTLHGHDAIEAAHHHTPGWVAIAPLVVGLIGIAMAYIGYVMMPRLPGQIAATFRGIHQFLYNKWYFDELYDALFTRPAKALGNGLWKSGDGAVIDGVGPDGVAAATRDVAARASRLQSGYVYHYAFAMVIGVVLLVAWLSVFG, encoded by the coding sequence ATGGAAGTGCTAGTCGTATTCCTTCCGCTCCTGGCGTTCCTCGTCGCCGGATCGATCGCGCTGTTCGGCGGGCCGAAGGCCGCGCCGGCGGCCGCGGGTCACGGAAGCCACGGTCATGGCAATGACGATCACGGGCACGCCCAGATCGCCCACGGCCATGATGATCATGCCCACCACATCTCGCACGACGAGTTGGACCACGCGCACGACGATGCGCATGACGACCACCATGTCGTCGCAGGCCCGCCGACCGTGGGGGACCGCGTCGCGCAGTTCGTGACCGCGGGCGCCGTCATTGTCTCGGCGGTCCTGTCCTGGATCCTGTTCTTCGATGTCGCCGTGCACGGTCATCCGCGCACGATCGAGCTGATGACCTGGATCCAGAGCGGCACGCTCGACGTGAAGTGGGCGCTGCGCGTCGACCAACTGACCGCGGTCATGCTGATCGTCGTCAACACGGTTTCGGCCTGCGTGCATGTCTACTCGGTCGGCTACATGGCCGATGACCCGCAGAAGCCGCGCTTCATGGGCTATCTGTCGCTGTTCACCTTCGCAATGCTGATGCTGGTGACGGCGGACAACCTCGTCCAGCTGTTCTTCGGCTGGGAGGGCGTCGGTCTGGCCTCCTACCTGCTGATCAACTTCTGGTACGAGAAGCCCTCGGCCAACGCCGCCGCCATGAAGGCCTTCCTGGTCAACCGCGTCGGCGACTTTGGCTTCGCGCTTGGCATATTCGCGATCTTCGTGCTGACCGGCTCGGTCCAGTTCGACACGATCTTCGCCAAGGCCCCGACGCTGACCGGCCAGACGCTGCATTTCCTCAGCTGGGACTTCAACGGCCTGACCATCGCCTGCCTGCTGCTGTTCATGGGCGCGATGGGCAAGTCGGCTCAGCTTGGCCTGCACACCTGGCTGCCGGACGCGATGGAAGGCCCGACCCCTGTGTCGGCGCTCATCCACGCGGCCACCATGGTCACCGCCGGCGTCTTCATGGTCTGCCGCCTGTCGCCCGTCTTCGAATACGCCCCGACGGCGCTCGAAGTGGTGACGGTGGTCGGCGGCCTGACCGCCTTCGTCGCGGCGACCATTGGTTTCACCCAGTTCGACATCAAGCGCGTCATCGCCTATTCGACGATGTCGCAGCTCGGCTACATGTTCTTCGCCGCCGGCGTCTCGGCCTACGGCGCGGCCATGTTCCACCTGTTCACGCACGCCTTCTTCAAGGCCCTGCTGTTCCTTGGCGCCGGCTCTGTCATCCATGCCCTGCACCATGAGCAGGATATGCGCAAGATGGGCGGTGTCTGGCGCAAGATCCCCTTCACCTACGCGGTGATGTGGATCGGCAATCTGGCGCTTGCCGGTCTGCCCTTCTTCGCCGGCTACTATTCCAAGGACATGATCCTGGAGGCGGCCTTCGCCTCGGGCAGCGGGGTGGGGCGCTTCGCCTTCGCCCTGGGTATCGCGGCGGCTCTGCTGACCGCCTTCTACTCCTGGCGCCTGCTGTTCATGACCTTCCACGGCACGCCGCGGATGGACAAGGAAGTCTACGACCACGCCCATGAGTCGCCGGTCGTCATGCTGGTGCCGCTCGCGGTCCTGACATTGGGCGCCCTGTTCGCCGGTGTCGGCTTCCACGAGTATTTCATCGGTCACGATCGGGCGGAGTTCTGGGGCAAGGCGATCATGACGCTGCATGGCCATGACGCCATCGAGGCGGCGCACCACCACACCCCGGGCTGGGTCGCGATCGCTCCGCTGGTGGTTGGCCTGATCGGTATCGCCATGGCCTACATCGGCTATGTGATGATGCCGCGCCTGCCGGGCCAGATTGCCGCCACTTTCCGCGGCATCCACCAGTTCCTCTACAACAAGTGGTACTTCGACGAGCTGTACGACGCGCTGTTCACCCGTCCGGCCAAGGCCCTGGGCAATGGCCTGTGGAAGTCGGGCGACGGGGCCGTGATCGATGGCGTGGGTCCGGACGGCGTTGCCGCCGCCACCCGCGACGTCGCGGCACGCGCCAGCCGGTTGCAGTCGGGGTACGTCTATCACTACGCCTTTGCCATGGTGATCGGGGTCGTCCTGCTCGTCGCCTGGCTGTCGGTCTTCGGCTGA
- the nuoK gene encoding NADH-quinone oxidoreductase subunit NuoK encodes MEIGLGHYLTVSAIIFTLGVLGIFLNRKNVIIILMSIEMMLLAVNLNLVAFSTFLHDLVGQIFAMIILTVAAAEAAIGLAILVVYFRNRGSIRVEDINMMKG; translated from the coding sequence ATGGAGATCGGTCTCGGACATTACCTGACGGTCTCGGCCATCATCTTCACGCTGGGTGTGCTGGGCATCTTCCTGAACCGGAAGAACGTCATCATCATCCTGATGTCGATCGAGATGATGCTGCTGGCGGTGAACCTGAACCTCGTCGCCTTCTCGACCTTCCTGCACGATCTGGTCGGCCAGATCTTCGCCATGATCATCCTGACCGTCGCCGCCGCCGAGGCGGCCATCGGCCTCGCCATCCTGGTGGTCTACTTCCGCAACCGCGGCTCGATCCGAGTCGAAGACATCAACATGATGAAGGGCTGA
- a CDS encoding NADH-quinone oxidoreductase subunit J yields MILQGIAFYVFAALLVASGVMVISARNPVHSVLFLILAFFQAAGLCLLMGAEFIAMILVIVYVGAVAVLFLFVVMMLDINFRELRQGAMEALPLGALVGLILLAELAAVLGGWIVAPNVAAIAGAPTPSIDQVSNTQALGRLMYTQYVYLFQASGIVLLIAMIGAIVLTLRHRPGVRKQNIGAQIARRREEVVAIRKVTTGEGV; encoded by the coding sequence ATGATACTCCAAGGCATCGCCTTCTACGTGTTCGCCGCGCTGCTGGTGGCCTCCGGTGTGATGGTCATCTCGGCGCGGAACCCCGTTCACTCCGTCCTTTTCCTGATCCTCGCCTTCTTCCAAGCGGCTGGTCTCTGCCTCCTGATGGGGGCGGAGTTCATCGCGATGATCCTCGTCATCGTCTATGTCGGCGCCGTCGCCGTGCTGTTCCTGTTCGTGGTGATGATGCTCGACATCAACTTCCGCGAACTGCGCCAGGGTGCGATGGAGGCGCTGCCGCTGGGCGCGCTGGTCGGGCTGATCCTGCTGGCCGAACTGGCTGCCGTCCTCGGCGGCTGGATCGTGGCGCCGAACGTCGCCGCCATCGCCGGCGCGCCGACCCCGTCGATCGATCAGGTCTCGAACACCCAGGCGCTGGGCCGGCTGATGTACACTCAGTACGTCTACCTGTTCCAGGCGTCCGGCATCGTCCTGCTGATTGCCATGATCGGCGCGATCGTACTGACGCTGCGGCACCGTCCGGGCGTGCGCAAACAGAACATTGGCGCCCAGATTGCCCGTCGCCGGGAAGAGGTGGTCGCCATCCGCAAGGTCACGACCGGGGAGGGCGTGTGA
- the nuoI gene encoding NADH-quinone oxidoreductase subunit NuoI codes for MAFLDRAARSLFLTELLGGMALTLRYMFKPKVTLNYPYEKGPISSRFRGEHVLRRYASGEERCIACKLCEAVCPALAITIEAEPRDDGSRRTTRYDIDMTKCIYCGLCQEACPVDAVVMGPNFEFSTESREELFYNKQKLLANGDRWEAEIAQNLAAEAPYR; via the coding sequence ATGGCGTTCCTCGACCGCGCGGCGCGCAGCCTGTTCCTGACCGAGCTGCTGGGCGGCATGGCGCTGACCTTGCGCTACATGTTCAAGCCCAAGGTCACCCTGAACTACCCCTATGAGAAGGGCCCCATCAGCTCGCGCTTCCGCGGCGAGCATGTGCTCCGCCGCTATGCGAGCGGCGAGGAGCGCTGCATCGCGTGCAAGCTCTGCGAAGCGGTGTGCCCGGCTCTCGCCATCACCATCGAAGCCGAACCGCGTGACGACGGCAGCCGCCGCACCACGCGCTACGACATCGACATGACCAAGTGCATCTATTGCGGCCTGTGCCAGGAAGCCTGCCCGGTCGATGCGGTGGTCATGGGGCCGAACTTCGAGTTCTCCACCGAATCCCGGGAAGAGCTCTTCTACAACAAGCAGAAGCTGCTGGCGAACGGCGACCGCTGGGAGGCGGAAATCGCCCAGAACCTCGCGGCCGAGGCTCCTTACCGGTAA
- the nuoH gene encoding NADH-quinone oxidoreductase subunit NuoH: MAEFWSGFLLPLIIMVLQILAITVPLLVAVAFMTYAERKIMGAMQMRQGPSIVGPFGLMQPFADGLKLFAKEQILPEGANRVVFYIAPMLTFFLALIAWAVIPFDYGVVLSNINVGVLYLFAISSLGVYGIVMAGWASNSRYAFLGALRSAAQMVSYEVSMGLIIITVLLCVGSLNLTEIVRAQEKVWFCIPLLPMFVMFFISALAETNRAPFDLPEGESELVAGFMVEYSSAPFALFFLGEYANMILMSAMTSILFLGGWLPPLPFAPFTWVPGIVWFALKIAFCLFTYVWVRATVPRYRYDQLMRLGWKVFLPLSLFWVVLTAGVLVTFGWLPK; this comes from the coding sequence ATGGCTGAGTTCTGGAGCGGCTTTCTCCTGCCGCTGATCATTATGGTCCTGCAGATCCTGGCGATCACCGTGCCGCTGCTGGTGGCCGTCGCCTTCATGACCTATGCCGAGCGCAAGATCATGGGCGCGATGCAGATGCGTCAGGGCCCGAGCATCGTCGGTCCATTCGGCCTGATGCAGCCCTTCGCCGACGGCCTGAAGCTGTTCGCCAAGGAGCAGATCCTGCCGGAAGGCGCCAACCGCGTGGTGTTCTACATCGCGCCGATGCTGACCTTCTTCCTGGCGCTGATCGCCTGGGCGGTCATCCCGTTCGACTACGGGGTGGTGCTGTCCAACATCAACGTCGGCGTGCTGTACCTGTTCGCGATCTCCTCGCTGGGCGTCTACGGCATCGTGATGGCCGGCTGGGCCTCGAACTCGCGCTACGCCTTCCTCGGGGCGCTGCGCTCCGCCGCGCAGATGGTGTCCTACGAGGTCTCGATGGGCCTCATCATCATCACCGTGCTGCTGTGCGTCGGCTCGCTGAACCTGACCGAGATCGTGCGGGCCCAGGAGAAGGTCTGGTTCTGCATCCCGCTGCTGCCGATGTTCGTGATGTTCTTCATCTCGGCGTTGGCTGAAACCAATCGCGCGCCCTTCGATCTGCCGGAAGGCGAGTCAGAACTGGTCGCCGGTTTCATGGTCGAGTACAGCTCCGCTCCCTTCGCGCTCTTCTTCCTTGGCGAATACGCCAACATGATCCTGATGAGCGCGATGACCAGCATCCTGTTCCTCGGCGGCTGGCTGCCCCCGCTGCCCTTCGCCCCCTTCACCTGGGTGCCGGGCATCGTGTGGTTCGCCCTGAAGATCGCGTTCTGCCTGTTCACCTACGTCTGGGTTCGCGCCACCGTGCCGCGCTACCGCTATGACCAGCTGATGCGGCTGGGCTGGAAGGTCTTCCTGCCGCTGTCGCTGTTCTGGGTCGTGCTGACCGCCGGTGTCCTGGTGACCTTCGGCTGGCTGCCGAAATAA